Proteins encoded in a region of the Zea mays cultivar B73 chromosome 4, Zm-B73-REFERENCE-NAM-5.0, whole genome shotgun sequence genome:
- the LOC100279228 gene encoding uncharacterized protein isoform X1 has product MSGAPKRLLEEGSHSTPTKRPLDDSSLYSSPGKFIQSGGSDFHGSSEHDGRFAKFQRVESRDDKRPSVHRMPVGSTNFAVHPISSDSRLESKQNKDARDSKADDRETKVDARDVHSDSRIEFQANKIESDVKVDNRADESEIRADRRGHPDYRTDIKFGKDSHSTVPANINWKDNKEHRGKRHFEPPADTVDWRLPRPSLQSIDEAPKGPISVEGRNSKDTNESAGDYKAEPKNEDRFRDKDRKKKDEKHRDFGAREGDRNDRRTGVPLGSSGVERREMQREDRDAEKWDRERKDSLRDKEGNDREKDSARKDSSVVIAKDNPILEKASSDGAVKSAEHENTTTESKAPKDDVWKAHDRDPKDKKREKDVDAGDWLEQRNKYNDKELDDNAIEGDMEKDKDVFGSVQRRRMVRPRGGSQVSQREPRFRSRMRDGEGSQGKSEVSAIVYKAGECMQELLKSWKEFDVTQDATIAESLQHGPTLEIRIPAEFVTSTNRQVKGAQLWGTDIYTNDSDLVAVLMHTGYCSPTSSPPPSAIQELRATVRVLPPQESYTSTLRNNVRSRAWGAGIGCSFRIERCCIFKKGGGTIGLEPRLSHVSAVEPTLAPVAVERTMTTRAAASNALRQQRFVREVTIQYNLCNEPWLKYSINIVADKGLKKSLYTSARLKKGEVIYLETHINSLNRYELCFSGDKPCIIGSSSNASESETEKHQSGSHHSQNGDRGCVEHELRDVFRWSRCKKAMPESAMRSIGIPLPADQLEVLQDNLEWEDVQWSQTGVWVSGKEYPLARVHFLSAN; this is encoded by the exons ATGAGTGGTGCTCCAAAGAGGTTGCTCGAGGAAGGTAGTCACTCCACACCAACAAAACGCCCTTTGGATGACAGCAGCTTGTATTCGAGTCCTGGGAAATTTATTCAGTCCGGTGGCAGTGATTTCCATGGTTCTTCTGAACATGATGGTAGATTTGCGAAATTTCAACGTGTGGAGTCTCGTGATGATAAGAGGCCATCTGTACATCGGATGCCTGTTGGCTCCACTAACTTTGCTGTTCACCCCATCTCGTCTGACAGCAGATTAGAGTCAAAGCAAAATAAAGATGCACGGGACAGTAAGGCAGATGACCGCGAAACAAAAGTCGATGCCAGGGACGTTCATAGTGATTCAAGGATTGAATTTCAGGCTAATAAAATTGAGAGTGATGTAAAGGTAGACAATAGAGCAGATGAAAGTGAAATAAGGGCTGACAGGAGGGGCCATCCTGATTACAGAACTGACATAAAATTTGGTAAGGATAGTCATTCTACTGTTCCAGCAAACATAAACTGGAAGGACAACAAGGAGCACAGGGGTAAAAGACATTTTGAACCGCCCGCTGATACTGTGGATTGGCGTTTGCCCCGTCCTAGTTTACAAAGTATCGATGAAGCTCCCAAAGGTCCAATTTCTGTGGAAGGACGTAATTCCAAGGACACAAATGAATCTGCTGGTGATTACAAAGCTGAACCAAAAAACGAAGATAGGTTCAGAGACAAGGACAGGAAAAAGAAGGACGAGAAGCATAGGGACTTCGGTGCAAGAGAAGGCGATAGAAATGATCGTCGGACCGGTGTACCACTTGGCAGTAGTGGTGTTGAGCGAAGAGAAATGCAAAGGGAAGATAGGGATGCTGAGAAATGGGACAGGGAAAGAAAAGATTCCCTGCGAGACAAGGAAGGCAATGATAGGGAGAAGGATTCTGCTAGGAAAGATTCATCTGTAGTAATTGCAAAGGATAACCCTATACTAGAAAAAGCTTCATCTGATGGAGCTGTTAAGAGTGCTGAGCATGAGAATACGACAACAGAATCCAAGGCACCTAAGGATGATGTATGGAAAGCTCACGATAGGGATCCTAAGGACAAGAAAAGAGAGAAGGATGTGGATGCAGGAGACTGGCTTGAGCAACGAAACAAATATAATGATAAGGAATTAGATGACAATGCCATTGAAGGAGATATGGAGAAAGATAAGGATGTTTTTGGAAGTGTCCAACGAAGGAGGATGGTGCGACCAAGGGGAGGTAGTCAAGTATCTCAGCGTGAACCTCGATTCCGGTCCAGAATGCGTGATGGTGAAGG GTCTCAAG GTAAGTCTGAGGTGTCTGCCATTGTTTATAAAGCTGGGGAGTGCATGCAGGAGCTTCTGAAATCATGGAAAGAGTTTGATGTAACTCAGGATGCTACAATTGCTGAAAGCCTACAACATGGTCCTACTCTTGAAATCCGAATACCTGCAGAATTTGTTACTTCCACTAACCGTCAG GTAAAAGGTGCTCAGCTCTGGGGAACAGATATTTATACAAATGATTCAGATCTTGTGGCTG TGCTAATGCATACTGGTTACTGCTCCCCTACATCCTCCCCTCCACCATCCGCCATTCAAGAGCTTCGTGCAACTGTTCGAGTTCTACCACCACAAGAGA GTTATACTTCAACACTGAGGAACAATGTGCGTTCACGTGCTTGGGGTGCTGGGATTGGTTGTAGCTTTCGGATTGAacgttgctgcattttcaag AAAGGTGGTGGCACCATTGGTCTTGAGCCACGCCTTAGCCACGTGTCAGCTGTGGAGCCTACTCTCGCCCCAGTTGCAGTTGAGCGTACAATGACGACAAGAGCTGCAGCTTCT AATGCATTGCGGCAACAAAGATTTGTCCGTGAAGTGACTATACAGTACAATCTGTGCAATGAGCCATG GTTGAAATATAGTATAAACATTGTGGCAGATAAGGGATTGAAAAAGTCTCTTTATACTTCTGCTAGACTGAAGAAAGGAGAAGTCATATATTTAGAAACACACATTAATAG TTTAAACAGGTATGAGCTTTGCTTCAGTGGAGACAAGCCTTGCATTATTGGATCAAGCTCCAATGCATCTGAATCAGAAACGGAGAAACACCAGAGCGGGAGTCACCATTCTCAGAATGGTGACAGAGGCTGTGTGGAGCATGAACTCCGGGATGTGTTCCGGTGGTCCCGCTGTAAGAAGGCCATGCCTGAAAGTGCCATGCGCTCCATCGGTATCCCACTACCAGCAGACCAGTTAGAG GTATTGCAGGATAACCTCGAATGGGAGGATGTGCAGTGGTCACAGACCGGTGTGTGGGTATCTGGGAAGGAGTATCCCCTCGCCCGAGTGCACTTCCTCTCGGCGAACTAG
- the LOC100279228 gene encoding uncharacterized protein LOC100279228 codes for MSGAPKRLLEEGSHSTPTKRPLDDSSLYSSPGKFIQSGGSDFHGSSEHDGRFAKFQRVESRDDKRPSVHRMPVGSTNFAVHPISSDSRLESKQNKDARDSKADDRETKVDARDVHSDSRIEFQANKIESDVKVDNRADESEIRADRRGHPDYRTDIKFGKDSHSTVPANINWKDNKEHRGKRHFEPPADTVDWRLPRPSLQSIDEAPKGPISVEGRNSKDTNESAGDYKAEPKNEDRFRDKDRKKKDEKHRDFGAREGDRNDRRTGVPLGSSGVERREMQREDRDAEKWDRERKDSLRDKEGNDREKDSARKDSSVVIAKDNPILEKASSDGAVKSAEHENTTTESKAPKDDVWKAHDRDPKDKKREKDVDAGDWLEQRNKYNDKELDDNAIEGDMEKDKDVFGSVQRRRMVRPRGGSQVSQREPRFRSRMRDGEGSQGKSEVSAIVYKAGECMQELLKSWKEFDVTQDATIAESLQHGPTLEIRIPAEFVTSTNRQVKGAQLWGTDIYTNDSDLVAVLMHTGYCSPTSSPPPSAIQELRATVRVLPPQESYTSTLRNNVRSRAWGAGIGCSFRIERCCIFKKGGGTIGLEPRLSHVSAVEPTLAPVAVERTMTTRAAASNALRQQRFVREVTIQYNLCNEPWLKYSINIVADKGLKKSLYTSARLKKGEVIYLETHINRYELCFSGDKPCIIGSSSNASESETEKHQSGSHHSQNGDRGCVEHELRDVFRWSRCKKAMPESAMRSIGIPLPADQLEVLQDNLEWEDVQWSQTGVWVSGKEYPLARVHFLSAN; via the exons ATGAGTGGTGCTCCAAAGAGGTTGCTCGAGGAAGGTAGTCACTCCACACCAACAAAACGCCCTTTGGATGACAGCAGCTTGTATTCGAGTCCTGGGAAATTTATTCAGTCCGGTGGCAGTGATTTCCATGGTTCTTCTGAACATGATGGTAGATTTGCGAAATTTCAACGTGTGGAGTCTCGTGATGATAAGAGGCCATCTGTACATCGGATGCCTGTTGGCTCCACTAACTTTGCTGTTCACCCCATCTCGTCTGACAGCAGATTAGAGTCAAAGCAAAATAAAGATGCACGGGACAGTAAGGCAGATGACCGCGAAACAAAAGTCGATGCCAGGGACGTTCATAGTGATTCAAGGATTGAATTTCAGGCTAATAAAATTGAGAGTGATGTAAAGGTAGACAATAGAGCAGATGAAAGTGAAATAAGGGCTGACAGGAGGGGCCATCCTGATTACAGAACTGACATAAAATTTGGTAAGGATAGTCATTCTACTGTTCCAGCAAACATAAACTGGAAGGACAACAAGGAGCACAGGGGTAAAAGACATTTTGAACCGCCCGCTGATACTGTGGATTGGCGTTTGCCCCGTCCTAGTTTACAAAGTATCGATGAAGCTCCCAAAGGTCCAATTTCTGTGGAAGGACGTAATTCCAAGGACACAAATGAATCTGCTGGTGATTACAAAGCTGAACCAAAAAACGAAGATAGGTTCAGAGACAAGGACAGGAAAAAGAAGGACGAGAAGCATAGGGACTTCGGTGCAAGAGAAGGCGATAGAAATGATCGTCGGACCGGTGTACCACTTGGCAGTAGTGGTGTTGAGCGAAGAGAAATGCAAAGGGAAGATAGGGATGCTGAGAAATGGGACAGGGAAAGAAAAGATTCCCTGCGAGACAAGGAAGGCAATGATAGGGAGAAGGATTCTGCTAGGAAAGATTCATCTGTAGTAATTGCAAAGGATAACCCTATACTAGAAAAAGCTTCATCTGATGGAGCTGTTAAGAGTGCTGAGCATGAGAATACGACAACAGAATCCAAGGCACCTAAGGATGATGTATGGAAAGCTCACGATAGGGATCCTAAGGACAAGAAAAGAGAGAAGGATGTGGATGCAGGAGACTGGCTTGAGCAACGAAACAAATATAATGATAAGGAATTAGATGACAATGCCATTGAAGGAGATATGGAGAAAGATAAGGATGTTTTTGGAAGTGTCCAACGAAGGAGGATGGTGCGACCAAGGGGAGGTAGTCAAGTATCTCAGCGTGAACCTCGATTCCGGTCCAGAATGCGTGATGGTGAAGG GTCTCAAG GTAAGTCTGAGGTGTCTGCCATTGTTTATAAAGCTGGGGAGTGCATGCAGGAGCTTCTGAAATCATGGAAAGAGTTTGATGTAACTCAGGATGCTACAATTGCTGAAAGCCTACAACATGGTCCTACTCTTGAAATCCGAATACCTGCAGAATTTGTTACTTCCACTAACCGTCAG GTAAAAGGTGCTCAGCTCTGGGGAACAGATATTTATACAAATGATTCAGATCTTGTGGCTG TGCTAATGCATACTGGTTACTGCTCCCCTACATCCTCCCCTCCACCATCCGCCATTCAAGAGCTTCGTGCAACTGTTCGAGTTCTACCACCACAAGAGA GTTATACTTCAACACTGAGGAACAATGTGCGTTCACGTGCTTGGGGTGCTGGGATTGGTTGTAGCTTTCGGATTGAacgttgctgcattttcaag AAAGGTGGTGGCACCATTGGTCTTGAGCCACGCCTTAGCCACGTGTCAGCTGTGGAGCCTACTCTCGCCCCAGTTGCAGTTGAGCGTACAATGACGACAAGAGCTGCAGCTTCT AATGCATTGCGGCAACAAAGATTTGTCCGTGAAGTGACTATACAGTACAATCTGTGCAATGAGCCATG GTTGAAATATAGTATAAACATTGTGGCAGATAAGGGATTGAAAAAGTCTCTTTATACTTCTGCTAGACTGAAGAAAGGAGAAGTCATATATTTAGAAACACACATTAATAG GTATGAGCTTTGCTTCAGTGGAGACAAGCCTTGCATTATTGGATCAAGCTCCAATGCATCTGAATCAGAAACGGAGAAACACCAGAGCGGGAGTCACCATTCTCAGAATGGTGACAGAGGCTGTGTGGAGCATGAACTCCGGGATGTGTTCCGGTGGTCCCGCTGTAAGAAGGCCATGCCTGAAAGTGCCATGCGCTCCATCGGTATCCCACTACCAGCAGACCAGTTAGAG GTATTGCAGGATAACCTCGAATGGGAGGATGTGCAGTGGTCACAGACCGGTGTGTGGGTATCTGGGAAGGAGTATCCCCTCGCCCGAGTGCACTTCCTCTCGGCGAACTAG